One part of the Microbacterium aurugineum genome encodes these proteins:
- a CDS encoding glycosyltransferase: MPARVHAIIVARPGSASRAQLLRTLDAVRSQTAPADAVTLVVCGDSSSMRESEAVAATVEGIIEARASTSFAEAVDLARPRVLEGSAIWLLAQDTAPHPRALERLRGTLERSPSAAIIAPKLVATDNDREIVSLGVTMTALGRSVELAAGELDQGQHDRMDDALGSDVRGILIRGEVRDALRLDPALAGADEGLDLGVRARLGGGRVVLAPSARISAAPGGPAALPSGRSRRAYVTRLAQLHRRLAYAPAAAVPLHWLSLLPLALWRSLTHLIGKRPEAVLPEWGAALTAMIRLGAIARSRSRIRAFRTSTWASIAPLRITSSDLRRHLDDGHGSEGGAVSELRFFSGGGAWAVLGALVVSIASFTTLLAWPALGGGGLLPLRQTVATLWSDAAWGLRGTAVDLIGPADPFAAVVAVLGTLWPAGPSFAMVLLWILALPLAVLGGWFAATRVTDRSGLRIFAGVAWALTPPFLTALVEGRPSAVLVHLLLPWLFHTAVVAHRSWGAAGSASLLLAAVLACAPSLAPALVLLWIVALGIVLGTAQFRGAVRLLWLPVPTVALFAPLVFWQFAHGTPWGVLGDPGLIWAGSQASADAAGRLALAMGFPTTDLAGWASFAPEAVTPWVWVLCAPTALLALCSALAPRWRAGIMLLVVAVTGLATAFFAVGVTVSFDQGAGVAIWPGAGLSLAWIGVLGAALVTLDTAITAPRLRGVAATVAALSLAVCAVPALTAFHTDRSLLTNGPESTLPAYVAAQAAGDRDVATLVLTPKNDGGLAVEVVRGASKTLGSQTTMTSTATEPQGADVSTLAVDLLSAREFDAPGELAAKGISYVLVAQGAGSDGDKARALRAMAIASIDQRPGLVHAGRTDRGVLWRLEAEAVASPALSAAQQGTVRLVLTLQLMAVLAALLLSIPTRASRRAARAQSRIVGRAPDEPLVLPRHAEDRHDLEEQAPVGALEEPQDAAALNDEALMPIAEPETDPEPSGDEAAAADDASPPAGADEDGPDRSVEGDR, from the coding sequence ATGCCAGCCCGAGTTCACGCCATCATCGTCGCGCGCCCCGGATCCGCCTCCCGCGCGCAGCTCCTCCGCACTCTCGACGCCGTGCGATCCCAGACCGCACCCGCGGACGCCGTGACGCTCGTCGTCTGCGGGGATTCGTCTTCGATGCGGGAGAGCGAAGCGGTCGCCGCGACGGTCGAGGGCATCATCGAGGCACGCGCCAGCACCTCCTTCGCCGAGGCGGTCGACCTCGCTCGGCCGCGGGTGCTCGAAGGCTCAGCGATCTGGTTGCTCGCCCAGGACACGGCCCCGCATCCGCGCGCACTGGAGCGTCTTCGCGGAACGCTGGAACGCTCGCCCTCCGCAGCGATCATCGCGCCCAAGCTCGTCGCGACCGACAACGACCGCGAGATCGTCTCCCTCGGGGTGACGATGACCGCTCTCGGCCGCTCGGTCGAGCTCGCGGCCGGCGAACTCGACCAGGGCCAGCACGATCGCATGGATGACGCTCTCGGGTCCGATGTGCGGGGCATCCTCATCCGGGGCGAAGTCCGCGATGCTCTGCGTCTCGACCCCGCCCTCGCCGGCGCCGATGAGGGACTCGACCTCGGGGTGCGGGCACGCCTGGGCGGCGGACGCGTCGTACTCGCACCGAGCGCACGAATCTCGGCTGCTCCCGGTGGTCCTGCGGCGCTGCCGTCCGGGCGGTCGCGCCGGGCGTACGTCACGCGGCTCGCCCAATTGCATCGACGCCTGGCCTACGCTCCCGCCGCGGCGGTGCCGCTGCACTGGCTGAGCCTGCTTCCGCTCGCGCTGTGGCGCTCCCTCACCCACCTCATCGGCAAGCGGCCCGAGGCCGTGCTCCCTGAATGGGGGGCAGCGCTCACCGCGATGATCCGCCTCGGAGCGATCGCGCGATCGAGGTCGCGCATCCGCGCCTTCCGAACGTCGACGTGGGCGAGCATCGCGCCGCTGCGCATCACCTCCTCGGATCTGCGTCGGCACCTCGACGACGGGCATGGCAGCGAGGGCGGCGCGGTCAGCGAACTCCGCTTCTTCTCCGGAGGGGGAGCGTGGGCCGTGCTCGGGGCGCTCGTCGTCAGCATCGCCTCGTTCACCACCCTCCTGGCGTGGCCGGCACTCGGCGGCGGCGGACTCCTCCCGCTCCGTCAGACCGTCGCCACGCTGTGGAGCGACGCGGCCTGGGGCCTTCGGGGCACCGCCGTCGACCTCATCGGACCTGCCGATCCGTTCGCAGCGGTCGTGGCGGTGCTCGGTACCCTGTGGCCTGCTGGTCCGTCGTTCGCGATGGTGCTCCTGTGGATCCTCGCCCTCCCGCTCGCCGTCCTCGGGGGATGGTTCGCCGCGACTCGGGTGACCGACCGGTCGGGCTTGCGCATCTTCGCCGGCGTCGCATGGGCGCTCACCCCTCCGTTCCTCACGGCGCTCGTTGAGGGGCGTCCGAGCGCCGTCCTCGTACATCTCCTCCTTCCTTGGCTCTTCCACACCGCCGTGGTCGCCCACCGGTCGTGGGGAGCCGCCGGCAGTGCATCGCTGCTGCTCGCGGCCGTCCTCGCGTGCGCGCCCTCGCTGGCGCCCGCGCTGGTCCTGCTGTGGATCGTGGCGCTCGGCATCGTGCTCGGCACGGCGCAGTTCCGGGGGGCCGTGCGTCTGCTCTGGCTGCCGGTTCCGACGGTGGCTCTGTTCGCCCCCCTCGTCTTCTGGCAGTTCGCGCACGGGACACCGTGGGGTGTCCTGGGCGACCCCGGTCTGATCTGGGCGGGCTCGCAGGCCTCAGCCGACGCCGCGGGCAGGTTGGCCCTCGCGATGGGCTTCCCGACCACGGACCTCGCCGGGTGGGCATCATTCGCGCCCGAAGCGGTCACACCCTGGGTCTGGGTTCTCTGTGCCCCGACCGCGCTCCTCGCTCTGTGCTCGGCCCTGGCGCCGCGGTGGCGGGCGGGGATCATGCTCCTCGTCGTCGCGGTCACCGGCCTCGCCACCGCCTTCTTCGCCGTGGGCGTCACCGTGAGCTTCGACCAGGGCGCTGGAGTGGCGATCTGGCCGGGGGCAGGCCTCAGTCTGGCCTGGATCGGGGTGCTCGGCGCTGCGCTCGTCACGCTGGACACGGCCATCACTGCGCCTCGCCTGAGAGGTGTCGCAGCGACCGTCGCGGCCCTGTCCCTCGCGGTCTGCGCGGTCCCGGCGCTCACGGCTTTCCACACGGATCGCTCCCTCCTCACGAACGGTCCCGAATCCACTCTGCCCGCCTACGTCGCAGCCCAGGCAGCGGGTGATCGCGACGTCGCGACGCTCGTCCTCACCCCGAAGAACGACGGCGGACTCGCGGTCGAGGTCGTCCGGGGTGCGAGCAAGACCTTGGGGTCGCAGACGACCATGACCTCGACGGCGACGGAACCGCAGGGGGCGGACGTCTCCACCCTCGCGGTGGACCTGCTGTCCGCTCGCGAGTTCGATGCGCCGGGTGAGCTGGCGGCGAAGGGGATCAGCTACGTGCTGGTCGCTCAGGGCGCCGGCAGCGACGGAGACAAGGCGCGTGCCCTCCGTGCCATGGCCATCGCCTCGATCGATCAGCGTCCCGGGCTCGTGCATGCGGGCCGTACGGATCGCGGGGTGCTCTGGCGGCTGGAGGCGGAGGCTGTGGCCTCTCCTGCCCTCAGCGCCGCTCAGCAGGGGACGGTCAGGCTCGTCCTCACGCTCCAGCTGATGGCGGTGCTCGCCGCATTGCTGTTGTCGATCCCCACGCGCGCCTCGCGACGCGCGGCGCGCGCGCAGTCCCGGATCGTCGGGCGCGCTCCGGATGAGCCTCTGGTGCTTCCGCGGCATGCGGAGGACCGGCACGATCTCGAGGAGCAGGCTCCGGTCGGTGCTCTCGAGGAGCCGCAGGATGCCGCTGCCCTGAACGATGAGGCGCTGATGCCGATCGCTGAACCTGAGACCGACCCCGAGCCGAGCGGCGATGAGGCTGCCGCAGCGGACGACGCGTCCCCACCGGCAGGCGCTGATGAGGACGGCCCCGACAGGTCCGTGGAGGGAGACCGATGA
- a CDS encoding O-antigen ligase family protein: MTSSRPLVRLLGSVELARAFALATLTTIFASYAIERMTSKVTLATIITVLCLLGAAILWVRRDELSLLRIAPSSLIAFLGWALVSLVWTTDRSDTLFGWMSLFGYAFLAITIGHIRDTLQTVRAIGDTLRALLAVSLGIEILSGILLDLPFTFLAIQGNLAEGGPIQGLFGSRNMLGFIAVIALITFVIEWRTQSVNPPLAVVSIGLAGSLAFLSASPTVLVLAVAVGTVTLALTIVRHTSPARRNIVQLVLGILVTLTLAIAFALRHQIIALLDAGSDFSIRASLWNTILDFVAVRPINGWGWFGEWARGEYPFTFINFQLDDHHQSALNAFFDVLLQLGAAGLVLFLLLGGVALIRSWLVASVRRSVVYAWTPIMLVTLAVDSMFESFTLVGAGWFMLVLCALRAGQSRSWRENIDAVHTGAIPTLRPQE, encoded by the coding sequence GTGACGTCGTCGCGCCCCCTGGTGCGGCTGCTCGGATCGGTCGAGCTGGCTCGCGCCTTCGCCCTCGCCACTCTGACCACGATCTTCGCCTCGTACGCGATCGAGCGGATGACGTCGAAGGTCACGCTGGCCACCATCATCACGGTGCTCTGCCTCCTGGGCGCGGCGATCCTGTGGGTCCGACGGGATGAGCTGTCCCTTCTCCGGATCGCCCCGTCGTCGCTCATCGCCTTCCTCGGCTGGGCTCTGGTGAGCTTGGTGTGGACGACGGACCGCTCGGACACGCTGTTCGGCTGGATGTCACTGTTCGGCTACGCGTTCCTCGCGATCACGATCGGCCACATCCGTGACACCCTCCAGACCGTTCGCGCGATCGGCGACACCCTGCGCGCCCTCCTCGCCGTCTCGCTGGGGATCGAGATCCTGTCCGGCATCCTCCTCGATCTCCCGTTCACCTTCCTCGCGATCCAGGGAAACCTGGCGGAAGGCGGTCCGATCCAGGGCCTGTTCGGCAGCCGCAACATGCTCGGGTTCATCGCGGTCATCGCCCTCATCACGTTCGTCATCGAGTGGCGCACGCAGTCCGTGAACCCGCCACTCGCCGTGGTCTCGATCGGCCTCGCCGGTTCCCTGGCCTTCCTCTCGGCATCGCCGACCGTGCTCGTTCTCGCCGTCGCAGTGGGCACCGTCACGCTCGCGCTGACGATCGTGCGACACACGTCACCCGCGCGGCGCAACATCGTGCAGCTCGTCCTCGGGATCCTCGTGACCCTGACGCTCGCGATCGCGTTCGCGCTGCGCCACCAGATCATCGCGCTGCTGGATGCCGGATCGGACTTCTCGATCCGCGCGTCTCTGTGGAACACGATCCTCGACTTCGTCGCCGTGAGACCGATCAACGGGTGGGGATGGTTCGGTGAGTGGGCCCGTGGCGAATACCCGTTCACCTTCATCAACTTCCAGCTGGACGACCATCACCAGAGCGCACTGAACGCGTTCTTCGATGTGCTGCTCCAGCTCGGCGCGGCCGGTCTGGTGCTGTTCCTTTTGCTGGGCGGCGTTGCGCTGATCCGCTCCTGGCTGGTGGCCAGCGTGCGACGCTCGGTCGTCTACGCCTGGACGCCGATCATGCTGGTCACGTTGGCCGTCGACTCGATGTTCGAGAGCTTCACGCTGGTCGGCGCCGGGTGGTTCATGCTGGTGCTCTGCGCGTTGCGCGCCGGACAATCGCGGTCCTGGCGCGAGAACATCGACGCTGTGCACACGGGCGCGATCCCGACGCTCCGCCCACAGGAGTGA
- the manA gene encoding mannose-6-phosphate isomerase, class I: MLLSLTNAPRDYAWGSDSLLAGLEGRTPTGAPEAEVWFGDHPGDPADVAGGGTLDQVTGGTLPYLLKLLAAGRPLSIQVHPTIAQARAGWERESELAADDPQRNYRDDNHKPELIVALSERFESLSGLRPVDETLALLGLLDESEGVVQLRDRLGAGDDSLRDTIGWLLGGGANAAVDDIISAVVAASVRGDGDTGEWGTTLRAIASVAENYPGDPGVVVALLMNHVVLRRGEAVFLRAGLLHAYLSGLGVEIMAASDNVLRGGLTPKRIDVPELLAILDATPGEVPVLRPHGDGGVTAYPVPVPDFALTRIELDGTPVALDVSGPTMVLATDGQVAVASADGERIDVVVGAAAFASADEDTLSVSGVGEVFIASPGR, from the coding sequence ATGCTGCTGAGCCTCACGAATGCTCCCCGCGACTACGCGTGGGGATCCGACTCCCTCCTCGCCGGACTCGAAGGGCGCACGCCGACAGGCGCGCCGGAGGCTGAGGTGTGGTTCGGGGACCACCCCGGAGATCCGGCCGATGTCGCCGGAGGGGGAACCCTCGATCAGGTCACCGGAGGGACCCTGCCGTACCTGCTCAAGCTCCTCGCGGCCGGGCGTCCGCTCTCGATCCAGGTGCACCCGACGATCGCGCAGGCACGCGCGGGCTGGGAGCGCGAGAGTGAACTCGCTGCGGATGATCCGCAGCGCAACTACCGGGACGACAACCACAAGCCCGAGCTCATCGTCGCCCTCAGCGAGCGGTTCGAGTCGCTGAGCGGTCTTCGTCCGGTCGACGAGACGCTCGCGCTGCTGGGGCTGCTCGACGAGAGCGAGGGCGTCGTCCAGCTGCGCGACCGACTCGGCGCCGGCGACGATTCCCTGCGGGACACGATCGGCTGGTTGCTCGGGGGCGGAGCGAACGCTGCGGTCGACGACATCATCTCGGCCGTCGTGGCCGCGTCCGTGCGTGGAGACGGTGACACGGGGGAGTGGGGGACGACGCTCCGTGCCATCGCGAGCGTCGCCGAGAACTATCCGGGGGATCCGGGCGTCGTGGTCGCCCTGCTCATGAACCACGTCGTCCTGCGTCGCGGCGAGGCGGTGTTCCTGCGCGCGGGTCTGCTCCATGCGTACCTGTCCGGACTCGGGGTGGAGATCATGGCGGCGAGCGACAACGTGCTGCGGGGCGGGCTCACCCCGAAACGCATCGATGTCCCCGAACTGCTCGCGATCCTCGACGCCACTCCCGGTGAGGTTCCGGTGCTGCGCCCCCACGGTGACGGCGGGGTCACGGCGTATCCGGTTCCGGTGCCCGACTTCGCGCTCACGAGGATCGAGCTCGACGGAACCCCCGTCGCCCTCGACGTGTCCGGGCCGACGATGGTGCTCGCGACGGACGGGCAGGTCGCCGTCGCTTCTGCGGACGGCGAGCGAATCGACGTCGTGGTCGGTGCAGCGGCGTTCGCGAGTGCCGACGAAGACACCCTCTCCGTTTCCGGCGTCGGCGAGGTCTTCATCGCGAGCCCCGGGCGCTGA
- a CDS encoding O-antigen ligase family protein → MAQYTKHPVAAPPTPPERESTGHLMLRGYVILVLIVTFAHTAVYNLVGMEGAGATLVAFTLATLAIGVPMLARNHPQPFRWRRLPWTAIGYTAFALLSVAWSQWRGPTLITWFLLAAVTVNGLFIAHVLTWHEIVRALSSAFKWILGLSLALELWVSLVLHGPLLPNFATLPDGRIDPQLYWVRDNLFDGGRIQGIVGNANVLAIISLFSIITFGVLFVARARWRTTLALWMLLAAYFLFRTSSVTAFICAAATAVVLVVALLMRRARTPGARTRIYVVAIGGTALAAAVVWLLREPLLGLVGRTSDLTGRSDLIWAKVLERVREHPILGNGFSSPWIPTDPSFDHWITDHGITVFHAHNMWLDVLFQLGVVGVILMGVAYLSLLWRSWFFAVDRPRWDLDSARPFSPLTLLPSLFTVVLLVQGFAESTPIMLWGWMLVVLLSFKLKSVPLVGVGERDLVFERGARQRRVP, encoded by the coding sequence ATGGCCCAGTACACCAAGCACCCGGTGGCAGCCCCGCCGACACCGCCGGAGCGCGAGTCGACGGGGCATCTGATGCTGCGCGGCTACGTGATCCTCGTGTTGATCGTGACGTTCGCGCACACCGCGGTGTACAACCTCGTCGGCATGGAGGGGGCCGGTGCCACTCTCGTCGCCTTCACACTCGCGACGCTGGCCATCGGCGTCCCGATGCTGGCCCGCAATCACCCGCAGCCGTTCCGCTGGCGGCGCCTGCCCTGGACGGCGATCGGCTACACGGCGTTCGCCCTCCTGTCCGTCGCCTGGTCGCAATGGCGGGGGCCGACTCTGATCACCTGGTTCCTCCTCGCCGCGGTGACCGTCAACGGCCTCTTCATCGCGCACGTGCTCACCTGGCATGAGATCGTGCGGGCCCTCTCCTCCGCGTTCAAGTGGATCCTCGGCCTCTCGCTCGCCCTCGAGCTGTGGGTCTCACTCGTCCTGCACGGTCCGCTCCTGCCGAATTTCGCGACGCTGCCGGACGGCCGGATCGACCCGCAGCTCTACTGGGTGCGCGACAACCTCTTCGACGGCGGCAGGATCCAGGGGATCGTCGGCAATGCGAACGTGCTCGCGATCATCTCGCTGTTCTCGATCATCACTTTCGGGGTGCTGTTCGTCGCCCGCGCGCGCTGGCGCACCACGCTCGCGCTCTGGATGCTCCTCGCGGCATACTTCCTGTTCCGCACGTCCTCCGTGACCGCGTTCATCTGCGCAGCCGCGACCGCGGTCGTCCTCGTGGTCGCACTCCTCATGCGTCGCGCCCGCACTCCCGGCGCACGAACGCGCATCTACGTCGTCGCCATCGGCGGGACGGCTCTGGCCGCGGCCGTGGTCTGGCTGCTTCGAGAGCCACTCCTCGGACTCGTCGGCCGCACCTCCGATCTCACCGGACGTTCCGATCTGATCTGGGCGAAAGTCCTGGAACGCGTCCGCGAGCACCCGATTCTCGGCAACGGCTTCTCCAGCCCCTGGATCCCCACCGACCCGTCGTTCGATCACTGGATCACCGATCACGGCATCACCGTCTTCCACGCGCACAACATGTGGCTCGATGTCCTGTTCCAGCTCGGCGTCGTCGGCGTCATCCTGATGGGCGTGGCGTACCTGAGCCTGTTGTGGCGCTCCTGGTTCTTCGCCGTCGATCGCCCTCGGTGGGATCTCGATTCCGCGCGCCCCTTCTCTCCGCTGACTCTGCTGCCCAGCCTGTTCACCGTGGTCCTCCTCGTCCAGGGGTTCGCCGAGTCGACGCCGATCATGCTGTGGGGCTGGATGCTCGTGGTGCTCCTGTCGTTCAAGCTGAAGTCGGTCCCGCTGGTCGGGGTCGGCGAGCGCGACCTCGTGTTCGAGCGCGGTGCCCGGCAACGGCGGGTTCCGTGA
- a CDS encoding WhiB family transcriptional regulator — MTGYRSDVPENWFVDPINLGVPGVRRTEASDDDNALAWQSDALCSQTDPEAFFPEKGGSTRDAKRICTTCDVRSECLEYALNNDERFGIWGGLSERERRKLKRRAS, encoded by the coding sequence ATGACGGGATACCGTTCCGACGTACCGGAGAACTGGTTCGTCGATCCGATCAACCTCGGTGTTCCCGGGGTTCGACGGACCGAAGCATCCGACGATGACAACGCCCTCGCCTGGCAGAGCGACGCACTCTGCTCGCAGACGGACCCGGAGGCATTCTTCCCTGAGAAGGGTGGATCCACCAGGGACGCCAAGCGCATCTGCACGACGTGCGACGTCCGCAGCGAGTGCCTCGAGTACGCGCTCAACAACGATGAGCGCTTCGGCATCTGGGGCGGTCTCTCGGAGCGCGAACGCCGCAAGCTCAAGCGTCGCGCCAGCTGA
- a CDS encoding DUF5719 family protein codes for MSRSRAIRVAATSARLVTGGVVIVACVAGIAAAVHAPWPSISHDAAQMQVTPLPGDSVLVCNGDLRALGRDAIDPLSMSSAARPTVTLGGTSGDPASEGLAVKDVPDAGEVRVLTGTVEGRTAPLIAAAESVSIATEDLAGYAAAPCGVPKLDSWLVGGSTATGTEDIVILTNAAEVPSTVTLSVYGETRSARTVIVPARTQTAVPLTSIAAGNTTPVVRVGAVGAPVRAVLQSSLVQVLDPAGIDLQDAVAGPQENLVLAGVQVFASAGDDAEMAVLRVLSPGVDARVQVRVRAEGSSAVVDEFSVPVEADLPAQVALTGLAPGSYTVDVVSDAPVVAALREQDGFGRDSDFAWITPAPEIEGDVLFAVPSGPAPRVQLANTSDQDVTVTLETSDGGLPEEMVIAAGESLGVEVDPGATYRMRTDGSIRAALTLTAPGAIAVSPVQASAGVEKAITVYP; via the coding sequence ATGAGCCGCTCACGCGCAATCCGCGTCGCCGCCACCAGCGCGCGCCTGGTCACGGGAGGCGTGGTCATCGTCGCCTGTGTGGCAGGGATCGCTGCGGCCGTGCATGCGCCCTGGCCGAGCATCAGCCACGACGCGGCCCAGATGCAGGTCACCCCCCTTCCCGGCGACAGCGTGCTCGTCTGCAACGGGGACCTCCGCGCGCTCGGTCGCGACGCGATCGATCCGCTCAGCATGTCGTCCGCCGCGCGGCCGACCGTGACCCTCGGCGGAACCTCGGGAGACCCCGCGTCCGAGGGGCTCGCCGTGAAGGATGTGCCGGATGCCGGCGAGGTCCGCGTGCTCACCGGCACTGTGGAAGGACGCACTGCTCCCTTGATCGCCGCCGCCGAGTCGGTCAGCATCGCGACAGAGGATCTCGCCGGATACGCGGCCGCCCCCTGCGGTGTTCCGAAGCTGGACTCGTGGCTCGTGGGCGGCAGCACCGCGACCGGCACCGAAGACATCGTGATCCTGACGAACGCGGCCGAGGTGCCGTCGACCGTCACGCTCTCGGTCTATGGAGAGACGAGGAGCGCGCGCACCGTGATCGTGCCCGCTCGCACGCAGACCGCGGTCCCGCTGACGTCGATCGCGGCGGGGAACACCACGCCCGTGGTTCGCGTCGGGGCGGTGGGGGCACCCGTCCGTGCCGTCCTCCAGTCCTCCCTCGTGCAGGTCCTCGACCCGGCGGGTATCGATCTGCAGGACGCCGTCGCGGGCCCGCAGGAGAACCTCGTGCTGGCCGGGGTCCAAGTCTTCGCGTCCGCAGGGGACGATGCCGAGATGGCCGTCCTCCGAGTGCTGTCACCGGGAGTGGATGCTCGGGTGCAGGTCCGGGTGCGGGCCGAGGGATCGTCCGCCGTGGTCGATGAGTTCTCGGTCCCCGTCGAAGCCGACCTGCCCGCGCAGGTCGCGCTCACCGGCCTGGCACCGGGTTCGTACACGGTCGACGTCGTTTCGGACGCTCCGGTCGTGGCCGCGCTCCGGGAGCAGGACGGCTTCGGTCGCGACTCCGACTTCGCCTGGATCACCCCGGCGCCGGAGATCGAGGGCGATGTCCTGTTCGCCGTGCCGTCGGGGCCGGCGCCCCGGGTCCAGCTCGCGAACACGTCGGATCAGGATGTGACCGTCACCCTCGAGACGTCGGACGGGGGTCTGCCCGAGGAGATGGTCATCGCCGCAGGCGAGTCGCTCGGCGTGGAAGTCGATCCCGGCGCCACCTATCGGATGAGGACGGACGGCTCGATTCGCGCCGCCCTGACCCTCACCGCCCCGGGAGCGATCGCCGTGTCACCCGTGCAGGCCAGCGCCGGCGTGGAGAAGGCGATCACGGTCTACCCCTGA
- the galE gene encoding UDP-glucose 4-epimerase GalE, with translation MKVLITGGAGYIGSTIATACIEAGLDVVLLDDLSRGLRSFGEGRDLYVGDIADVAVVDRLLADHPDIDAVIHCAARIVVPESVADPLGYYEANVGKTIVLLQRLRDAGIPRIVFSSSAAVYAGEGGDGVDEAGRLAPASPYATSKAMVEQILDDAANAGDFRAIALRYFNPIGADPQLRTGLQNPTPSHALGKIMQASASGEPFTITGTDWATRDGSGLRDYIHVWDLALAHVAAVQKFDDVATHDEPYQVINLGTGDGVTVRELVAAFERVTGEPLAVIETDRRPGDQAGAFAIVDRAAEVLDWRAERSVDDGVRDAIAWAEKLRSLS, from the coding sequence ATGAAGGTATTGATCACCGGCGGCGCCGGCTACATTGGCTCGACCATTGCGACGGCGTGCATCGAGGCGGGTCTCGATGTGGTCCTCCTCGACGACCTCTCCCGCGGGCTCCGGTCCTTCGGTGAGGGGCGCGATCTGTACGTCGGCGACATCGCCGACGTCGCCGTGGTCGACCGACTTCTGGCCGATCACCCCGACATCGATGCGGTCATTCACTGCGCCGCCCGCATCGTCGTCCCGGAATCCGTCGCCGACCCGCTCGGGTACTACGAGGCGAACGTCGGGAAGACGATCGTGCTTCTCCAGCGCTTGCGGGACGCGGGCATCCCTCGCATCGTGTTCAGCTCCTCGGCGGCCGTGTACGCCGGGGAGGGCGGCGACGGCGTGGATGAGGCCGGCCGACTGGCGCCGGCGAGCCCGTACGCCACGAGCAAGGCGATGGTCGAGCAGATCCTCGACGATGCAGCGAACGCCGGCGACTTCCGCGCGATCGCGCTGCGGTACTTCAACCCGATCGGGGCCGACCCGCAGTTGCGCACCGGCCTGCAGAATCCGACTCCTTCGCACGCGCTGGGAAAGATCATGCAGGCCAGCGCGTCCGGAGAGCCCTTCACGATCACTGGAACCGACTGGGCCACACGCGACGGCTCGGGTCTCCGCGACTACATCCACGTCTGGGATCTCGCTCTGGCACATGTCGCGGCGGTTCAGAAGTTCGACGATGTCGCCACCCACGATGAGCCGTACCAGGTGATCAACCTCGGCACCGGCGACGGTGTGACGGTCCGAGAGCTCGTGGCCGCGTTCGAACGCGTGACCGGTGAACCTCTCGCGGTGATCGAGACCGATCGCCGCCCCGGTGACCAGGCGGGTGCCTTCGCGATCGTCGACCGTGCGGCCGAGGTGCTGGACTGGCGTGCAGAGCGCTCGGTCGACGATGGTGTGCGCGACGCGATCGCCTGGGCCGAGAAGCTGCGCTCGCTGAGCTGA